From one Streptococcus oralis genomic stretch:
- a CDS encoding amino acid ABC transporter permease: protein MTVTTFLASDWYQSLMQFIPDGKLFSLRSVFDGIPRIVQQLPTTLMLTLGGALFGLLLALIFAIVKINRVRILYPLQAFFVSFLKGTPILVQLMLTYYGIPLLLKAINQQWGTGLNINAIPAALFAIVAFAFNEAAYASETIRAAILSVNPGEIEAARSLGMTRAQVYRRVIIPNAAVVATPTLINSLIGLTKGTSLAFSAGVVEVFAQAQILGGADYRYFERFISVALVYWVVNIGIESLGRFIERKMAISAPDTVSTDVKGDLR from the coding sequence ATGACTGTTACAACATTTTTAGCATCAGATTGGTACCAAAGTTTGATGCAATTCATTCCGGATGGTAAGCTCTTTAGTTTGCGTTCGGTCTTTGATGGAATTCCAAGGATTGTCCAACAATTGCCTACAACCTTGATGTTGACGCTTGGAGGTGCACTCTTTGGTTTGCTACTTGCCCTAATTTTTGCCATTGTTAAGATCAATCGTGTTAGGATTTTATATCCCTTGCAAGCCTTTTTCGTTAGCTTCTTAAAAGGTACCCCAATCCTAGTTCAACTTATGTTGACCTACTATGGAATTCCTTTGTTACTGAAAGCTATCAACCAACAATGGGGAACTGGTCTCAATATCAATGCGATTCCAGCAGCGCTTTTTGCGATTGTGGCCTTTGCTTTTAATGAGGCGGCTTATGCAAGTGAAACGATTCGTGCGGCCATCCTTTCTGTTAATCCCGGTGAAATTGAGGCGGCACGCAGTTTGGGTATGACGCGAGCGCAAGTTTATCGTCGCGTGATTATTCCAAATGCGGCGGTAGTTGCGACTCCAACCTTGATTAATTCCCTCATCGGTTTGACCAAGGGGACTTCTCTAGCCTTTAGCGCAGGTGTTGTGGAGGTCTTTGCCCAAGCTCAGATTTTAGGTGGAGCTGATTATCGCTATTTTGAACGTTTCATCTCCGTAGCCCTTGTCTATTGGGTAGTCAATATCGGAATTGAAAGCCTCGGCCGTTTCATCGAGAGAAAAATGGCTATCTCAGCACCGGATACAGTGTCTACAGATGTGAAAGGAGACCTTCGTTAA
- a CDS encoding arsenate reductase family protein: MLEFIEYPKCSTCKKAKNELDKLGLEYQDVHIVEETPSEEVILNWLESSGFEVKQFFNTSGIKYRELGLKDKVGSLSKQEAAKLLASDGMLLKRPILVENGAVKQIGYRKTYEDLGLR, from the coding sequence ATGTTAGAATTTATCGAATATCCAAAATGTTCAACTTGTAAGAAAGCAAAAAATGAATTGGATAAACTTGGACTGGAATACCAAGATGTCCACATCGTAGAAGAAACACCAAGTGAAGAAGTGATTTTGAACTGGTTGGAATCTTCCGGTTTTGAAGTGAAACAATTTTTCAATACTAGCGGGATCAAATACCGTGAACTGGGCTTGAAAGATAAGGTGGGAAGTTTGTCAAAACAAGAAGCAGCCAAGCTTCTAGCGAGTGATGGTATGTTATTGAAACGTCCAATTTTGGTGGAGAATGGTGCTGTTAAACAAATCGGCTATAGAAAAACCTATGAGGACTTAGGTTTGAGATAG
- a CDS encoding methylated-DNA--[protein]-cysteine S-methyltransferase produces the protein MKQKKYAKMLYPSPIGTLSLVADEQYLYGIWVQDQTHFERGLGDETIEEVASHPVLEQVISYLDTYFEGSVQDLSDLPLAPIGTDFEKRVWTYLQAIPYGQTVTYGQIAQDLQVASAQAIGGAVGRNPWSILVPCHRVLGSGNRLTGYASGVEKKAWLLQHEGAAFQENKK, from the coding sequence ATGAAGCAGAAAAAGTACGCAAAAATGCTCTACCCGTCGCCAATTGGAACCTTATCCTTAGTTGCTGACGAGCAATATCTGTATGGAATTTGGGTACAGGACCAAACCCATTTTGAGAGGGGATTAGGGGATGAAACGATAGAAGAAGTTGCTAGCCATCCTGTATTAGAGCAAGTTATTTCCTATTTAGATACCTATTTCGAAGGCAGTGTTCAGGACCTATCAGACTTACCTTTGGCTCCTATTGGAACGGATTTTGAAAAGCGAGTCTGGACTTATTTACAGGCCATTCCTTATGGTCAGACAGTAACTTACGGACAAATAGCGCAAGACCTGCAAGTGGCTTCTGCTCAAGCTATTGGCGGAGCAGTGGGGCGTAATCCTTGGTCCATACTCGTACCCTGCCATCGTGTGCTGGGATCAGGCAATCGTCTGACAGGCTATGCATCTGGAGTCGAAAAGAAAGCCTGGCTCTTGCAACATGAAGGTGCAGCATTTCAAGAAAATAAAAAATAG
- a CDS encoding GNAT family N-acetyltransferase, protein MEIRLAFPNEVDAIMQVMEDAKKCLAKSGSDQWQNGYPNADIIIDDIISGQAYVALEEGELLAYAAVTKSPEEAYEAIYEGSWQGGESEYLVFHRIAVAADVQGQGVAQTFLEGLIEGFDYLDFRSDTHAENKVMQHIFEKLGFQKVGKVPVDGERLAYQKLKK, encoded by the coding sequence ATGGAGATTCGTTTAGCTTTTCCAAACGAAGTAGATGCGATTATGCAGGTGATGGAGGATGCTAAAAAGTGCTTAGCCAAGTCCGGTAGTGACCAGTGGCAAAATGGCTATCCAAATGCCGACATCATTATCGATGATATCATCTCAGGTCAAGCTTATGTGGCCTTGGAAGAAGGAGAACTGCTAGCTTATGCTGCTGTGACCAAGAGCCCAGAGGAAGCCTATGAAGCCATTTATGAAGGGAGTTGGCAGGGGGGAGAATCAGAATATCTGGTCTTTCACCGTATCGCTGTGGCAGCAGATGTCCAAGGACAAGGTGTTGCTCAGACTTTCCTAGAAGGCTTGATTGAAGGTTTTGATTATCTAGATTTTCGTTCAGATACGCATGCAGAAAACAAGGTTATGCAGCATATCTTTGAAAAGCTAGGCTTCCAAAAGGTTGGTAAGGTTCCAGTTGATGGGGAACGTTTGGCCTATCAGAAATTAAAAAAATGA
- a CDS encoding DUF1836 domain-containing protein: MNSNFSYPKWEDIPNIDLYLDQVLLYVNQVCAPISPDKDKGLTASMVNNYVKHGYLTKPDKKKYQRRQIARLIAITTLKSVFSIQEIAQTLNTLQTQASSDQLYDAFVDYMNHGIDPENPIIQTSCQTVKLYHQTLDLILIKEEEEIQ, encoded by the coding sequence ATGAATTCTAACTTTTCCTACCCAAAATGGGAAGACATTCCAAATATTGACCTCTATCTGGATCAGGTTTTGCTTTATGTCAATCAAGTCTGTGCCCCTATCTCTCCAGATAAAGACAAGGGACTAACAGCATCCATGGTCAATAACTATGTCAAACATGGTTACCTGACAAAGCCAGACAAGAAAAAATACCAACGCAGACAGATTGCCCGTTTGATTGCCATCACCACTCTCAAGTCTGTCTTTTCGATCCAAGAAATCGCTCAGACCCTCAATACTCTGCAAACTCAAGCGAGCTCAGACCAGCTCTACGATGCTTTTGTAGACTACATGAACCATGGGATTGATCCAGAAAATCCTATTATCCAAACTAGCTGTCAAACGGTTAAACTCTATCATCAAACTCTAGACTTAATCCTTATCAAAGAAGAGGAGGAAATCCAATGA
- the trhA gene encoding PAQR family membrane homeostasis protein TrhA: MNTSLKLSKKLSFGEEIANSVTHAVGAVIMLILLPISSTYSYEAHGFLSSFGVSIFVISLFLMFLSSTIYHSMAYGSTHKYVLRIIDHSMIYVAIAGSYTPVVLTLMNNWFGYLIIAIQWGTTIFGILYKIFAKKVNEKFSLALYLIMGWLVLAIIPAIISQTTPIFWSLMVTGGLCYTVGAGFYAKKKPYFHMIWHLFILAASALQYIAIVYYM, encoded by the coding sequence ATGAATACCAGTCTAAAGCTCAGTAAAAAACTCAGTTTTGGAGAGGAGATTGCCAATAGCGTGACCCATGCTGTGGGTGCCGTTATCATGCTCATCTTGCTCCCTATTTCATCCACCTATAGTTATGAAGCACACGGATTTTTATCATCTTTTGGTGTTTCAATCTTTGTTATCAGTCTCTTTCTCATGTTCCTCTCATCAACCATTTACCACTCTATGGCCTATGGTTCGACCCACAAATACGTCTTGCGAATCATCGACCATTCTATGATTTATGTGGCTATCGCAGGCTCTTATACGCCGGTCGTATTGACTTTGATGAATAACTGGTTTGGCTATCTGATTATTGCCATTCAGTGGGGAACGACCATCTTTGGCATCCTCTATAAAATCTTTGCTAAAAAGGTCAATGAGAAGTTCAGCCTTGCCCTTTACCTGATTATGGGCTGGTTGGTTCTGGCTATCATTCCTGCCATTATCAGTCAAACAACACCAATTTTCTGGAGTCTCATGGTAACCGGTGGACTTTGTTATACAGTTGGAGCTGGATTTTACGCTAAGAAAAAACCTTATTTCCACATGATTTGGCATCTCTTTATCCTAGCGGCATCTGCACTTCAATATATCGCGATTGTTTATTACATGTAA
- the pdxT gene encoding pyridoxal 5'-phosphate synthase glutaminase subunit PdxT, whose product MKIGILALQGAFAEHAKVIDKLGVASVQIRNLDDFQQHQSDLVGLILPGGESTTMGKLLCDQNMLLPIREAILSGLPVFGTCAGLILLAKEITSQEESHLATMDIVVERNAYGRQLGSFYTEAECKGVGQIPMTFIRGPIISSVGEGVEILATVDDQIVAAQEKNMLVTSFHPELTDDVGLHQYFINMCKEKS is encoded by the coding sequence ATGAAAATTGGAATATTGGCCTTGCAAGGTGCCTTTGCAGAACATGCAAAAGTGATAGATAAACTAGGAGTCGCTAGTGTCCAAATAAGAAATTTGGATGATTTTCAACAACATCAGAGTGACTTGGTGGGTTTGATATTACCTGGCGGTGAGTCTACAACCATGGGCAAGCTCTTGTGCGACCAGAACATGCTGCTTCCCATCCGAGAAGCCATTCTATCTGGATTACCCGTTTTTGGGACCTGTGCGGGCTTAATCTTGCTAGCTAAGGAAATCACTTCTCAGGAAGAAAGTCATCTAGCGACTATGGACATAGTAGTAGAGCGCAATGCCTATGGGCGCCAACTAGGAAGTTTTTATACAGAGGCAGAATGTAAGGGAGTCGGTCAGATTCCCATGACCTTTATCCGTGGTCCGATTATCAGTAGTGTTGGAGAGGGTGTAGAAATTCTAGCAACAGTTGATGATCAAATCGTTGCTGCGCAAGAAAAAAATATGCTGGTAACGTCTTTTCATCCAGAATTGACAGATGATGTTGGCTTACACCAGTATTTTATCAATATGTGTAAAGAAAAAAGTTGA
- the pdxS gene encoding pyridoxal 5'-phosphate synthase lyase subunit PdxS, giving the protein MTENRYELNKNLAQMLKGGVIMDVQNPEQARIAEAAGAAAVMALERIPADIRAAGGVSRMSDPKMIKEIQEAVSIPVMAKVRIGHFVEAQILEAIEIDYIDESEVLSPADDRFHVDKKEFQVPFVCGAKDLGEALRRIAEGASMIRTKGEPGTGDIVQAVRHMRMMNQEIRRIQNLREDELYVAAKDLQVPVELVQYVHEHGKLPVVNFAAGGVATPADAALMMQLGAEGVFVGSGIFKSGDPVKRASAIVKAVTNYQNPQILAQISEDLGEAMVGINENEIQILMAERGK; this is encoded by the coding sequence ATGACTGAAAATCGTTATGAACTAAATAAAAACTTGGCGCAGATGCTTAAGGGCGGTGTTATTATGGATGTGCAGAACCCTGAACAGGCTCGTATCGCAGAGGCTGCTGGTGCGGCAGCTGTTATGGCCTTGGAGCGGATTCCAGCTGATATTCGTGCAGCTGGTGGAGTTTCCCGTATGAGTGATCCAAAGATGATTAAGGAAATCCAAGAAGCGGTCAGCATTCCAGTGATGGCCAAGGTCAGAATCGGGCATTTTGTTGAAGCTCAGATTTTAGAGGCTATTGAGATTGACTATATCGATGAGAGTGAAGTGCTGTCTCCAGCTGACGACCGTTTCCATGTGGATAAGAAAGAATTCCAAGTTCCTTTTGTCTGTGGAGCTAAGGATTTGGGTGAAGCCTTGCGCCGTATCGCTGAAGGAGCTTCTATGATTCGTACCAAAGGAGAACCGGGGACAGGTGACATCGTTCAAGCCGTTCGCCATATGCGTATGATGAATCAGGAAATTCGTCGCATTCAAAATCTACGCGAAGATGAACTTTATGTAGCTGCTAAGGACTTGCAAGTCCCTGTTGAATTGGTCCAATACGTTCATGAACATGGAAAATTGCCAGTTGTAAACTTTGCAGCTGGAGGTGTGGCAACGCCAGCAGATGCTGCGCTGATGATGCAATTGGGGGCAGAGGGCGTCTTTGTCGGTTCAGGTATTTTCAAGTCAGGAGATCCTGTTAAACGAGCAAGTGCTATTGTCAAAGCCGTAACCAACTACCAAAATCCTCAAATTCTGGCTCAAATCTCTGAAGACCTAGGGGAAGCCATGGTTGGTATCAATGAGAATGAAATCCAAATTCTCATGGCTGAGCGAGGAAAATAG
- the nox gene encoding H2O-forming NADH oxidase, producing the protein MSKIVVVGANHAGTACINTMLDNFGHENEIVVFDQNSNISFLGCGMALWIGEQIDGPEGLFYSDKEKLEAKGAKVYMNSPVLSIDYDNKVVTAEVEGKEHKESYDKLIFATGSTPILPPIEGVEIVKGNREFKATLENVQFVKLYQNAEEVIEKLEDKSKHLERIAVVGGGYIGVELAEAFERLGKEVVLVDIVDTVLNGYYDKDFTQMMAKNLEDHNIRLALGQTVKAIQGDGKVERLVTDKETFDVDMVVLAVGFRPNTALADGKIELFRNGAFLVDKKQETSIPGVYAVGDCATVYDNARKDTSYIALASNAVRTGIVGAYNACGHELEGIGVQGSNGISIYGLHMVSTGLTLEKAKAAGYNATETGFNDLQKPEFIKHDNHEVAIKIVFDKDSREILGAQMVSRDSAISMGIHMFSLAIQEHVTIDKLALTDLFFLPHFNKPYNYITMAALTAEK; encoded by the coding sequence ATGAGTAAAATCGTTGTAGTTGGTGCTAACCACGCTGGTACAGCTTGTATTAATACCATGTTGGACAACTTCGGACATGAGAACGAAATCGTAGTGTTTGACCAAAACTCAAATATTTCATTCCTTGGTTGTGGAATGGCGCTTTGGATCGGGGAACAAATTGATGGCCCAGAAGGCCTCTTCTACTCTGATAAAGAAAAATTGGAAGCAAAAGGTGCTAAAGTTTACATGAACTCACCAGTTCTTTCAATTGACTACGATAACAAAGTTGTGACTGCAGAAGTTGAAGGTAAAGAACACAAAGAGTCTTATGATAAATTGATCTTTGCAACTGGTTCAACTCCAATCTTGCCTCCAATCGAAGGTGTTGAAATCGTTAAGGGCAACCGCGAATTCAAAGCGACTCTTGAAAATGTACAATTTGTTAAATTGTACCAAAACGCTGAAGAAGTTATTGAAAAACTTGAAGACAAGAGCAAACACCTTGAGCGCATTGCCGTTGTTGGTGGTGGTTACATCGGTGTAGAACTTGCCGAAGCTTTCGAGCGTCTTGGAAAAGAAGTAGTGCTTGTCGATATCGTAGACACTGTCTTGAACGGCTACTATGACAAAGACTTCACTCAAATGATGGCGAAGAACTTGGAAGACCACAACATCCGATTGGCTCTTGGTCAAACAGTTAAAGCCATCCAAGGTGATGGAAAAGTTGAACGCTTGGTAACAGACAAAGAAACATTTGATGTAGATATGGTGGTTCTTGCTGTTGGCTTCCGTCCAAACACAGCTCTTGCTGATGGTAAGATTGAACTCTTCCGTAACGGTGCCTTCCTTGTAGATAAGAAACAAGAAACATCTATCCCAGGTGTATACGCTGTTGGTGACTGTGCAACTGTTTATGACAATGCACGTAAAGATACAAGCTACATCGCTCTTGCTTCTAACGCTGTACGTACTGGTATCGTTGGTGCTTACAATGCTTGTGGACATGAATTGGAAGGAATCGGAGTTCAAGGATCAAACGGTATTTCTATCTACGGTCTTCACATGGTTTCGACTGGTTTGACTCTTGAAAAAGCCAAAGCTGCAGGCTATAATGCAACTGAAACTGGCTTTAACGATCTTCAAAAACCAGAATTTATCAAACATGACAACCATGAAGTTGCCATCAAGATTGTTTTTGACAAAGACAGCCGCGAAATTCTTGGCGCTCAAATGGTATCACGTGATTCTGCTATCAGCATGGGAATTCATATGTTCTCACTTGCTATCCAAGAACATGTGACAATTGATAAATTGGCATTGACAGACCTATTCTTCTTGCCACACTTTAACAAACCATACAACTACATCACAATGGCTGCACTTACAGCTGAAAAATAA
- a CDS encoding FAD:protein FMN transferase — MPLHSRSERLMGTTITISLVDEQADCLLQGAFDLLKELEYRFNANSQESELMEINYQAGIAPVKVHPDLFELIALGLEHSLAPSSHLNISIGPLIQTWRIGFADARLPELDEIEAVLSLVDPHFIKLDPTSSTVFLEKKGMKLDLGCLAKGYSADKVAQYLKEHGVTSALINLGGNILTIGNNQAKEGKAWQIGIQDPQNPRGNNLLTIPASNKSVVTSGIYERHLTVDGKDYHHIFDSETGFPVETDLASLTIISDKSVDGEIWTTRLFGERSASILWQVESIDGIEAILIDKEGRLACSSGLQNCIM; from the coding sequence TTGCCTCTTCATTCACGTTCTGAACGGCTAATGGGAACAACGATCACGATTTCATTAGTAGATGAACAGGCTGATTGCCTACTTCAAGGAGCCTTTGATTTGCTCAAGGAGCTCGAATACCGCTTTAACGCCAACAGTCAAGAATCCGAACTGATGGAAATCAACTACCAGGCTGGAATCGCACCTGTTAAGGTTCATCCTGACCTGTTTGAACTGATTGCTCTTGGACTGGAGCATAGCCTAGCTCCGTCTAGCCATCTAAATATCAGTATTGGTCCCTTGATTCAAACCTGGCGAATCGGATTTGCAGATGCACGGCTTCCAGAGTTAGACGAAATCGAAGCTGTCTTATCTCTAGTTGACCCGCATTTTATCAAGTTGGATCCGACTAGCTCTACTGTCTTTTTAGAGAAGAAAGGAATGAAGCTTGATTTAGGTTGCTTAGCTAAGGGCTATAGTGCAGATAAGGTTGCCCAGTATTTGAAAGAACACGGTGTCACCTCTGCCTTGATCAATCTCGGAGGAAATATCCTCACCATCGGGAATAACCAAGCCAAAGAAGGGAAAGCCTGGCAGATTGGGATTCAAGATCCGCAAAATCCTCGTGGCAATAATCTCCTAACTATCCCTGCTTCTAACAAATCCGTTGTCACTTCAGGTATCTATGAACGCCACCTGACAGTAGATGGAAAAGACTATCACCATATCTTTGATAGTGAGACAGGATTCCCTGTCGAAACCGATCTCGCTAGCCTAACGATTATCTCTGATAAATCCGTTGATGGTGAGATTTGGACAACGCGCCTTTTCGGAGAACGAAGCGCTTCTATCCTCTGGCAAGTCGAAAGTATAGATGGTATTGAAGCCATCCTCATCGACAAAGAGGGACGCCTTGCATGTTCTTCAGGCCTTCAAAATTGTATTATGTAA
- a CDS encoding NADPH-dependent FMN reductase, protein MLKLIAIVGTNSKRSTNRQLLQYMQKHFADKAEIELVEIKDIPVFNKPADKQLPAEILEIAAKIEEADGVIIGTPEYDHSITAVLMSALAWLSYGIYPLLNKPIMITGASYGTLGSSRAQLQLRQILNAPEIKANVLPDEFLLSHSLQAFNPSGDLVDLDVIKKLDAIFDDFRIFVKITEKLRNAQELLRKDAEEFDWENL, encoded by the coding sequence ATGCTAAAACTTATTGCCATTGTTGGAACGAACTCTAAACGTTCTACAAACCGCCAATTGCTCCAATACATGCAAAAACACTTTGCTGATAAAGCTGAAATTGAACTCGTTGAAATCAAGGATATCCCTGTTTTCAACAAACCAGCAGATAAGCAACTTCCAGCTGAAATTCTTGAGATTGCAGCTAAAATTGAAGAGGCTGATGGTGTGATTATCGGTACTCCTGAGTACGACCACTCTATCACTGCGGTATTGATGAGCGCTCTTGCTTGGCTATCTTACGGTATCTACCCACTTTTGAACAAACCAATCATGATCACTGGTGCTTCTTACGGTACACTTGGTTCATCTCGTGCCCAATTGCAACTTCGTCAAATCTTGAATGCTCCTGAAATCAAGGCAAATGTTCTTCCAGATGAATTCTTGCTCTCACACTCTCTTCAAGCATTTAACCCAAGTGGTGACTTGGTTGACCTTGACGTCATCAAGAAATTGGATGCCATCTTTGATGACTTCCGTATCTTTGTGAAGATTACTGAGAAATTGCGCAATGCGCAAGAATTGCTTCGCAAAGATGCAGAAGAATTTGACTGGGAAAATTTGTAA
- a CDS encoding NAD(P)H-dependent oxidoreductase, which yields MKFVGLVGSNYDQSYNRKLLEFIRRNFKFKFELEVLEIDEVPMFNQDEKWDESFQLRFLYNKITRADGVIIATPEHNHTISASLKSVLEWLSYEVHPFENKPVMIVGASYYDQGTSRAQVHLRKILDAPGVNAYTLPGNEFLLGKAKEAFDNNGNITNEGTVKFLETCLDNFVKYVGVVSKLKKPKPIEPEDLDCGKPIATTITEVDPDDPEWVEKVAAITGAVSGDTYVKLDHGILTVNQIDMFLKAMPFELTYADDNNQFLYYNNAHQDPDTMFAKRVPPQSGSRMSTVHGSLPPARMKNVEWVIGTLRNGNQEYVRTIVPGSPAGVINTHNYQAMYYPDGSYAGINEIVFNFQPWLDWYLKETGQRLVGGSGPFAPAAGGHGDADATSGASDSGDAGGHGGGADATSGASN from the coding sequence ATGAAATTTGTTGGACTTGTAGGATCAAACTACGATCAATCATATAACCGCAAACTCTTGGAATTTATCCGTCGCAATTTCAAATTCAAATTTGAATTAGAAGTTCTTGAAATTGACGAAGTTCCAATGTTTAACCAAGACGAAAAATGGGACGAAAGCTTCCAATTGCGATTCTTGTATAACAAAATTACACGTGCTGATGGTGTCATCATTGCGACTCCTGAGCACAACCACACTATCTCAGCTTCACTCAAATCTGTACTTGAATGGCTTTCATACGAAGTTCATCCATTTGAAAACAAGCCTGTTATGATTGTGGGTGCATCATACTATGACCAAGGAACATCACGTGCCCAAGTTCACCTTCGTAAAATCCTTGACGCTCCAGGTGTTAATGCCTACACGCTTCCAGGTAACGAATTCCTTCTTGGTAAAGCCAAAGAAGCTTTTGATAACAATGGAAACATCACCAACGAAGGAACTGTTAAATTCCTTGAAACTTGCTTAGATAACTTTGTTAAATACGTAGGAGTCGTTTCGAAATTGAAAAAACCAAAACCAATCGAACCAGAAGACTTGGATTGTGGAAAACCAATTGCTACAACCATTACAGAAGTTGACCCTGACGATCCAGAATGGGTAGAAAAAGTTGCAGCAATCACTGGTGCTGTTTCTGGTGATACCTATGTCAAATTAGACCACGGTATCCTGACAGTTAACCAAATCGATATGTTCTTGAAAGCTATGCCATTTGAATTGACATATGCTGATGACAACAACCAATTCCTCTACTACAATAACGCTCACCAAGATCCAGACACCATGTTTGCCAAACGTGTACCACCTCAATCAGGTAGCCGTATGTCAACTGTGCATGGTTCTCTTCCACCAGCACGTATGAAGAATGTAGAGTGGGTTATCGGAACACTTCGCAACGGAAACCAAGAATACGTACGTACAATCGTTCCAGGATCTCCTGCAGGTGTTATCAACACTCACAACTACCAAGCAATGTACTATCCTGATGGATCATACGCTGGTATCAATGAAATCGTCTTTAACTTCCAACCATGGCTTGACTGGTACCTAAAAGAAACGGGTCAACGTTTGGTAGGTGGTAGCGGACCATTTGCTCCTGCTGCTGGAGGACATGGAGATGCTGATGCTACTTCTGGCGCTTCTGATTCAGGTGACGCTGGAGGCCACGGTGGTGGCGCAGACGCTACTTCTGGTGCAAGTAACTAA
- a CDS encoding DUF896 family protein produces MDPKKIARINELAKKKKTEGLTSAEKVEQAKLREEYIEGYRRSVRHHIEGIKVVDEEGNDVTPEKLRQVQREKGLHGRSLDDPNS; encoded by the coding sequence ATGGATCCGAAAAAAATCGCTCGTATCAACGAGCTTGCTAAAAAGAAAAAAACAGAAGGTCTAACTTCTGCTGAAAAAGTGGAACAAGCTAAGCTTCGTGAGGAATACATCGAAGGCTATCGTCGTTCTGTTCGCCACCACATTGAAGGAATCAAAGTTGTGGACGAGGAAGGAAATGACGTTACACCAGAAAAACTACGCCAAGTACAACGTGAAAAAGGTTTACACGGCCGTAGTTTAGATGATCCTAACTCATAA